Proteins found in one uncultured Desulfuromonas sp. genomic segment:
- the fumC gene encoding class II fumarate hydratase: protein MTTYRKETDSMGAIDVVADRYWGAQTQRSIGNFPIGVSRFQWQRPVIKALGILKKSAARANAELGELPEDLAQLICKAADEVIKGLLDEHFPLVVFQTGSGTQSNMNANEVISNRAIELAGGSMGTKDPVHPNDHVNRGQSSNDTFPTAMHIAVVDQLESVLFPAVTELRDTLAAKAEQFDAIVKVGRTHLQDATPITLGQEISAWVAQIDFGLQAVRESLPGLYDLAIGGTAVGTGLNAHPQFGDKTAAYIAEESGHPFRSADNKFFALSAHDALVHTSAALRTLAGGLMKMANDVRWLASGPRCGIGELVIPENEPGSSIMPGKVNPTQCEAMTMVCTQVFGNDAAVAFAGSQGNFQLNVYKPVMVHNVLESCELLADTCKAFNEHCAVGIEPEHEKINENLNKNLMLVTALNRHIGYDKAAHIAKKAHHEGLTLRESALALGYVTEQQFAEWIVPLDMTDNRR, encoded by the coding sequence ATGACCACTTATCGTAAAGAAACCGATTCTATGGGGGCCATTGATGTGGTGGCTGATCGTTATTGGGGGGCACAAACCCAACGTTCCATCGGCAACTTTCCCATCGGCGTCAGTCGCTTCCAATGGCAACGTCCGGTAATCAAAGCTCTCGGGATTCTGAAAAAATCTGCTGCTCGCGCCAATGCCGAACTCGGTGAATTGCCCGAAGACCTGGCCCAGTTGATCTGCAAAGCGGCCGACGAAGTGATCAAGGGACTCCTGGACGAGCATTTTCCGTTGGTGGTGTTTCAGACCGGTTCCGGCACCCAATCCAACATGAACGCCAACGAAGTAATCTCCAACCGCGCCATTGAGTTGGCTGGTGGCAGCATGGGGACCAAAGATCCGGTGCATCCCAATGATCATGTCAATCGTGGCCAGTCGTCGAACGACACCTTTCCCACCGCCATGCATATTGCCGTGGTCGACCAACTCGAATCCGTACTGTTTCCGGCGGTGACCGAGTTGCGTGACACGCTCGCCGCTAAGGCCGAACAGTTTGACGCCATTGTCAAGGTGGGACGCACTCATCTCCAGGATGCCACGCCCATCACCCTCGGTCAGGAGATCAGCGCCTGGGTGGCGCAGATCGATTTTGGCCTGCAGGCGGTGCGTGAGTCTTTACCGGGGCTCTACGATCTGGCCATCGGTGGCACCGCCGTCGGCACCGGCCTCAACGCCCACCCACAGTTCGGTGATAAAACCGCCGCCTACATCGCTGAAGAGAGCGGTCATCCGTTTCGCAGTGCCGATAATAAATTCTTTGCCCTGTCCGCTCACGATGCTCTGGTTCATACCTCGGCGGCCCTGCGCACCTTGGCCGGCGGTCTGATGAAGATGGCCAACGATGTGCGCTGGCTGGCCAGCGGCCCACGCTGTGGTATCGGTGAACTGGTGATCCCGGAAAACGAACCCGGATCCTCCATCATGCCCGGCAAGGTTAATCCGACCCAGTGTGAAGCCATGACCATGGTTTGCACCCAGGTATTCGGTAATGATGCCGCCGTGGCTTTTGCCGGTTCTCAAGGCAATTTTCAACTCAATGTGTACAAGCCGGTCATGGTGCATAATGTTTTGGAAAGCTGTGAGCTGCTCGCCGATACCTGCAAGGCTTTCAATGAGCACTGTGCCGTCGGCATTGAACCAGAGCACGAGAAGATCAACGAAAACCTGAATAAAAACCTGATGCTGGTCACTGCCCTTAATCGCCATATTGGCTACGACAAGGCGGCGCATATTGCCAAAAAAGCCCACCACGAAGGGCTGACTTTGCGCGAGTCGGCCTTGGCATTGGGCTACGTGACCGAACAGCAGTTCGCCGAGTGGATTGTGCCGTTGGATATGACCGATAACCGTCGTTAA
- a CDS encoding ZIP family metal transporter, which translates to MSDWFLNLTPVMQALVATLFTWFMTALGASVVIFFKTINRKMLDGMLGAAAGVMIAASFWSLLAPAIEMTENAGGTPWIPATVGFLSGGGFLWLVDKILPHLHSGYPMSEAEGIKTSWQRSTLLCLAITLHNIPEGLAVGVAFGALAADLPSASLAGAIALAVGIGIQNFPEGSAVSVPLRREGMSRAKSFWYGQLSGMVEPIAGVLGAIAVIWMEPLLPYALSFAAGAMIYVVVEEVIPESQLARNTDLATVGAMCGFAIMMTLDVALG; encoded by the coding sequence ATGTCCGACTGGTTTTTGAATCTGACCCCGGTAATGCAGGCGTTGGTGGCCACTTTATTTACCTGGTTTATGACTGCATTGGGAGCCAGTGTTGTCATCTTTTTCAAGACAATTAATCGTAAAATGCTTGACGGTATGCTCGGTGCGGCCGCCGGAGTCATGATTGCGGCGAGTTTCTGGTCGTTGCTTGCACCGGCCATTGAAATGACGGAAAATGCCGGAGGAACACCGTGGATTCCCGCCACAGTTGGCTTTCTGTCCGGCGGTGGGTTTCTTTGGCTGGTCGATAAAATCCTGCCCCATCTGCACTCTGGTTATCCCATGTCCGAAGCCGAAGGGATCAAAACCAGTTGGCAGCGCAGCACTCTGCTGTGTCTTGCCATCACTCTGCATAATATTCCTGAAGGTCTCGCAGTCGGCGTGGCCTTTGGCGCATTGGCTGCTGATTTGCCTTCCGCCTCTTTAGCTGGAGCCATTGCTCTGGCGGTTGGTATCGGCATTCAGAACTTCCCCGAAGGCTCGGCTGTCTCCGTTCCGCTGCGTCGCGAGGGGATGTCTCGTGCAAAGAGCTTTTGGTACGGCCAGTTATCCGGCATGGTCGAACCCATTGCCGGGGTGCTTGGGGCCATAGCTGTTATCTGGATGGAACCGTTGTTGCCCTATGCGCTGTCCTTTGCTGCCGGCGCCATGATCTACGTGGTGGTGGAGGAGGTTATTCCCGAGTCGCAACTGGCGCGCAATACCGATTTGGCCACGGTTGGCGCCATGTGCGGGTTTGCCATCATGATGACATTGGATGTGGCTTTGGGCTGA